Proteins encoded together in one Roseibacterium elongatum DSM 19469 window:
- the rlmH gene encoding 23S rRNA (pseudouridine(1915)-N(3))-methyltransferase RlmH, protein MRIHLCVVGRLRKGPERSLVDDYLSRFDKTGRQLGLTLGKVIEVEDRKGGGMAAEADLLRRAIPQGSAVWVMDERGTTPSSPDFAQMLATLRDQGRGDLTLVIGGADGLDPSLRAEADTAISLGHMVWPHMLVRVMLSEQLYRAASILAGGPYHRA, encoded by the coding sequence ATGCGCATTCACCTGTGTGTTGTCGGGCGTCTGCGCAAAGGCCCGGAACGGAGCCTTGTCGATGACTACCTGTCCCGGTTCGACAAGACCGGGCGACAGCTTGGCCTGACGCTTGGCAAGGTAATCGAGGTCGAGGATCGCAAGGGCGGCGGCATGGCGGCCGAGGCGGACTTGCTGCGCCGCGCCATTCCCCAAGGCTCCGCCGTCTGGGTCATGGACGAGCGTGGCACCACACCCAGCAGCCCGGATTTCGCACAGATGCTGGCCACCCTGCGCGATCAGGGCCGCGGCGATCTGACCCTCGTTATCGGTGGCGCCGATGGGCTTGACCCGTCCCTGCGCGCCGAGGCCGACACCGCCATTTCCCTGGGCCACATGGTCTGGCCGCATATGCTGGTGCGAGTGATGCTCAGCGAACAGCTGTATCGGGCGGCCAGTATCTTGGCAGGCGGGCCCTATCACCGCGCCTAG
- a CDS encoding chromosome segregation SMC family protein has protein sequence MRFSRLRLNGFKSFVDPTDLVIAQGLTGVVGPNGCGKSNLLEALRWVMGENRPTAMRGDGMEDVIFAGAATRPARNFAEVSVQIDNSDRLAPAGFNDADQIDIVRRITRDAGSAYKLNGKDVRARDVQMLFADASTGAHSPALVRQGQISELINAKPKNRRRVLEEAAGISGLYQRRHEAELKLRGAETNLARVEDVLEQLTSQLATLARQARQAARYREINADLRHAEGLLLFLRWRDADLGRARAEEVLRDSLTAAARAETAAREAAGLRETAEAALPALREEDSIAAAILQRLVIERDTLQDEATRAAQAVDALTARISQLSRDIDRETALNADAGDSIAALAHERDRLMAESEGHHEALAEAATAATEAADILGEREGALAAATEQAAALSAQHQQADRRVAEAEKSARRNTEEAARAGQAADAAAARLSTLDREQQDAADALEATQALATRAEETLAETEAARAAVLTQESEARAARSEAEGRAGTLAAEVAALSKLLDRERGTGDQLLDQIRVASGFEAAVGAALSDDLEAPMAATPGGTGWTGLDPYADPAPLPAGTTPISDHAEGPAALARRFSQIGLVEAADGPRLQGELRPGQRLVSRAGDLWRWDGYSVAAVDTVSSAARRLEQKNKLAGLQADAEAARAAAETAKERHDTLAARLTALTEADRAARTARRDAETRLAQASRALSKAEADRSVLGGKLETLRATAARHGDEAGRAHAELQTARDARAALDDLDQVRARLADTRTTVEAARMAMMARRTAHDELKREGELRTARIHKIAQEIDGWRTRLDSAASRLSELEKRRDEAAAQLDEAKKRPDQIAQKREGLAEKITDAENRRAMAADALSGAERALRDAITAERDAERSASEAREARAAAQARRDAAAEAVTTAAERIMEEQEVTPEALLDSLGDLPDPMPSVERIEGDVSRLRRQRDALGAVNLRAEEDAREVQEEHDTLATEKTDLEEAIAKLRTGISALNREGRERLLKAFDEVNGNFSRLFTHLFGGGEARLVLVESDDPLEAGLEILCQPPGKKLSTLSLLSGGEQTLTALALIFAVFLANPAPICVLDEVDAPLDDANVTRFCDLLDEMTRQTDTRFLIITHHAVTMARMDRLFGVTMAEQGVSQLVSVDLKKAEQLVA, from the coding sequence GTGCGCTTTTCGCGACTCAGGCTCAATGGCTTCAAATCCTTCGTCGACCCGACGGACCTTGTGATCGCGCAGGGTTTGACCGGCGTCGTCGGGCCGAACGGGTGTGGCAAATCCAACCTTCTCGAGGCGCTGCGCTGGGTCATGGGCGAGAATCGACCGACCGCCATGCGCGGCGACGGGATGGAGGATGTGATCTTTGCCGGGGCCGCCACCCGACCGGCCCGCAACTTTGCCGAGGTTTCGGTTCAGATCGACAATTCCGACCGGCTGGCCCCCGCCGGTTTCAACGACGCCGACCAGATCGACATCGTGCGCCGCATCACGCGCGATGCGGGGTCTGCCTACAAGCTGAACGGCAAGGATGTGCGCGCTCGCGACGTCCAGATGCTGTTTGCCGATGCGTCCACGGGCGCGCATTCGCCCGCGCTCGTCCGGCAGGGCCAGATCAGTGAACTGATCAACGCCAAGCCCAAGAACCGCCGCCGTGTTCTGGAAGAGGCGGCCGGCATTTCGGGCCTTTATCAGCGCCGGCACGAGGCCGAGTTGAAATTGCGCGGTGCCGAGACGAACCTTGCGCGAGTCGAGGATGTGCTGGAGCAGTTGACCAGCCAGTTGGCCACCCTAGCCCGTCAGGCACGGCAGGCCGCGCGCTATCGCGAGATCAATGCGGATCTGCGCCATGCCGAGGGTCTGCTGCTCTTTCTTCGCTGGCGCGATGCCGATCTCGGGCGGGCCCGTGCCGAAGAGGTCCTGCGCGACAGTCTGACCGCCGCCGCGCGCGCCGAGACCGCTGCGCGCGAGGCCGCCGGACTGCGCGAGACCGCCGAGGCCGCGCTGCCCGCGCTACGCGAGGAAGACTCGATCGCGGCCGCGATCCTCCAACGCCTCGTCATCGAACGTGACACGCTGCAGGACGAGGCCACCCGTGCGGCACAGGCCGTCGATGCGCTGACCGCGCGGATCAGTCAGTTGAGCCGTGACATCGACCGCGAGACCGCGCTGAATGCGGATGCGGGCGACAGCATCGCCGCCCTCGCACACGAGCGTGACCGACTGATGGCCGAGAGCGAGGGCCACCACGAAGCGTTGGCCGAGGCTGCCACAGCCGCGACCGAGGCCGCCGATATCCTCGGCGAACGCGAGGGGGCTTTGGCCGCCGCCACGGAACAGGCCGCGGCCTTGTCTGCCCAGCATCAGCAAGCCGATCGCCGCGTCGCCGAAGCCGAGAAATCCGCCCGCCGCAACACCGAAGAGGCCGCCCGCGCCGGTCAGGCCGCCGACGCGGCCGCCGCCCGCCTGTCCACCCTTGATCGCGAGCAGCAGGACGCCGCCGATGCCCTCGAGGCAACGCAGGCCCTTGCCACGCGGGCCGAGGAGACACTGGCCGAGACCGAGGCCGCCCGTGCCGCCGTCCTGACCCAGGAAAGCGAGGCCCGCGCCGCAAGGTCCGAGGCCGAAGGGCGCGCCGGAACGCTGGCCGCCGAGGTGGCGGCCCTGTCGAAACTGCTCGATCGCGAGCGGGGCACGGGGGATCAGCTGCTCGATCAGATCCGCGTTGCATCGGGGTTCGAGGCCGCCGTGGGCGCGGCATTGTCCGACGATCTCGAAGCACCGATGGCTGCGACGCCGGGCGGCACCGGCTGGACAGGGCTGGATCCGTATGCCGATCCGGCCCCGCTGCCGGCCGGGACCACGCCGATCAGCGATCATGCCGAGGGTCCGGCCGCGCTTGCGCGCCGGTTTTCGCAGATCGGGCTAGTCGAGGCCGCCGATGGTCCCCGCCTGCAGGGCGAACTGCGGCCCGGCCAGCGTCTGGTGTCCCGCGCGGGCGACCTGTGGCGGTGGGATGGCTACAGCGTTGCCGCGGTCGATACCGTGTCCAGCGCGGCCCGCCGCCTTGAGCAGAAGAACAAGCTGGCGGGTCTGCAGGCCGATGCCGAAGCGGCAAGGGCCGCGGCCGAGACGGCCAAAGAGCGCCATGATACGCTTGCGGCCCGGCTGACGGCTCTGACCGAGGCCGATCGTGCGGCCCGCACCGCGCGGCGCGACGCCGAAACGCGTCTTGCCCAGGCCAGCCGCGCCTTGTCGAAGGCCGAGGCAGACCGTTCGGTTCTCGGGGGCAAGCTCGAAACCCTGCGCGCAACGGCGGCCCGCCACGGGGACGAGGCCGGCCGCGCCCACGCGGAATTGCAGACGGCCCGCGACGCGCGTGCGGCGCTGGATGATCTGGACCAGGTGCGCGCCCGGTTGGCCGACACCCGCACGACGGTCGAGGCGGCACGCATGGCCATGATGGCTCGCCGCACCGCTCATGACGAGTTGAAGCGCGAGGGTGAATTGCGCACCGCCCGCATCCACAAGATCGCGCAGGAAATCGACGGCTGGAGAACGCGCCTCGACAGCGCGGCCAGCCGCCTGTCCGAACTGGAAAAGCGTCGGGACGAGGCCGCGGCCCAACTGGACGAGGCGAAAAAACGGCCCGACCAGATCGCCCAAAAACGCGAAGGTCTGGCGGAAAAGATCACCGACGCCGAAAACCGTCGCGCGATGGCGGCGGATGCGCTGTCAGGGGCCGAGCGTGCCCTGCGTGACGCCATAACCGCCGAGCGCGACGCCGAACGCAGCGCGTCCGAGGCGCGCGAAGCCCGTGCCGCAGCCCAGGCGCGCCGCGATGCCGCCGCCGAGGCCGTCACCACCGCCGCCGAACGCATCATGGAAGAACAGGAGGTCACGCCCGAGGCCCTGCTGGACAGCCTTGGCGATCTGCCCGATCCGATGCCGAGCGTCGAACGGATCGAAGGCGATGTCAGCCGCCTGCGCCGTCAACGCGATGCGCTGGGCGCGGTCAACCTGCGCGCCGAGGAAGACGCCCGCGAGGTGCAGGAAGAACACGACACCCTGGCCACGGAAAAGACCGATCTCGAAGAGGCCATCGCCAAGCTGCGCACCGGCATTTCCGCGCTGAACCGCGAGGGGCGCGAACGCCTGCTCAAGGCGTTTGACGAGGTGAACGGCAATTTTTCGCGGCTGTTCACGCACCTGTTCGGTGGCGGCGAGGCGCGGCTGGTGCTGGTCGAGTCCGACGATCCGCTCGAGGCCGGGCTCGAGATCCTGTGTCAGCCGCCGGGCAAGAAACTGTCCACCCTATCGCTGTTGTCGGGCGGGGAACAGACGCTGACCGCGCTGGCGCTGATCTTTGCCGTGTTCCTGGCCAATCCCGCGCCCATCTGCGTGCTGGACGAGGTCGACGCGCCGCTGGACGACGCAAATGTCACGCGGTTTTGCGACCTGCTCGACGAGATGACGCGCCAGACGGACACCCGGTTCCTGATCATCACGCACCACGCGGTGACGATGGCCCGGATGGACCGCCTGTTCGGCGTGACCATGGCCGAGCAGGGCGTGTCGCAACTGGTGAGTGTCGATCTGAAAAAGGCCGAGCAACTGGTGGCCTGA
- a CDS encoding sugar transporter, whose amino-acid sequence MDDPHTGPAGEPAHPTVPGVVARTRKANVRPPVAPMAGPALMRPRHFGLMLSFLGLVLIPLLVVAIYMFAVAEDQYASTTGFTVRQNETGAATDVIGGIAQFTGAGAASDADILYEFIVSQELVRRLDAQLDLVGHYSALRHSDPIYTIRPDASIEDLTDHWARVVRISFDSASGLLELRVLAFTPDMAHRLALAIISESTNLVNELNANARADAITFAQQDLESALARLRSAREALTAFRTRTQIVDPESDLQGRMGVLNNLQQQLAEALIEYDLLTENTSNQNDPRLLQADRRIEVIRQRIVQERETFTLDDIGAAGEDYPTLMAEYEGLVVDREFAEESYRAALTALDVARTNAARQSRYLAVYIQPTRPESAAFPRRGVILGLSALFLVLGWSILALIYYSIRDRQ is encoded by the coding sequence ATGGACGATCCGCACACCGGCCCCGCCGGTGAGCCGGCGCATCCGACCGTGCCGGGCGTGGTCGCCCGCACACGGAAAGCCAATGTCAGGCCACCCGTGGCACCGATGGCGGGCCCGGCCCTGATGCGCCCGCGTCATTTCGGCCTGATGCTGTCTTTCCTGGGGCTCGTTCTGATTCCGCTGCTGGTGGTGGCCATCTACATGTTCGCTGTCGCCGAAGACCAGTATGCCTCGACCACGGGTTTCACGGTGCGCCAGAATGAAACCGGTGCGGCCACCGACGTGATCGGGGGCATCGCGCAATTCACCGGCGCCGGGGCCGCGAGCGACGCCGATATCCTTTACGAGTTCATCGTCAGCCAGGAATTGGTGCGCCGGCTCGATGCGCAGTTGGACCTTGTAGGACACTATTCGGCGCTGCGTCACTCCGACCCGATCTACACGATCCGTCCAGACGCCTCGATCGAGGATTTGACCGATCACTGGGCACGCGTTGTCCGCATCTCCTTCGACTCTGCCTCGGGTCTGCTGGAGTTGCGGGTATTGGCGTTCACCCCCGACATGGCGCATCGCCTCGCCTTGGCGATCATCAGCGAAAGCACGAACCTCGTGAACGAGTTGAATGCGAATGCACGCGCCGATGCGATCACCTTTGCCCAGCAGGATCTCGAAAGCGCGCTTGCGCGTCTCAGGTCGGCCCGCGAGGCGCTGACCGCCTTTCGGACGCGCACCCAGATCGTCGACCCGGAATCCGACCTGCAGGGGCGCATGGGTGTTCTGAACAATTTGCAACAGCAACTGGCCGAGGCCCTGATCGAATACGACCTGTTGACCGAAAACACGTCGAACCAGAACGATCCCCGGCTGTTGCAGGCCGACCGGCGCATCGAGGTCATTCGCCAACGCATTGTGCAGGAACGCGAGACCTTCACGCTCGACGATATCGGGGCCGCCGGCGAAGATTATCCAACCCTCATGGCGGAATACGAGGGGTTGGTCGTCGACCGCGAATTCGCCGAAGAAAGCTATCGCGCCGCGCTGACGGCATTGGATGTGGCGCGCACCAATGCCGCGCGCCAAAGCCGATATCTGGCGGTCTATATCCAACCCACCCGTCCCGAAAGCGCGGCCTTTCCGCGGCGTGGCGTCATTCTGGGGCTGTCGGCCCTGTTCCTTGTGTTGGGCTGGTCGATCCTGGCGTTGATCTACTATTCGATCCGCGATCGGCAGTAG
- a CDS encoding ABC transporter ATP-binding protein has protein sequence MIRFENLTKSFMVNGRRKIVIDDLNLTLPTGRSLALLGRNGAGKSTLMNIIAGNMRPDHGRIVTDGTISWPVGFGGSFHPELTGAQNTRFLARVYGVDTDELIAFVRDFAALGQHFFMPVRTYSSGMKSRLTFGLSMGIRFDLYLVDEVTAAGDAAFRAKSKAVFEARMAEAGAIMVNHNLGELRDYCQEAIILEHGRLQYFADIDEAIEVHKRNMGT, from the coding sequence ATGATCCGGTTCGAGAACCTGACCAAGAGTTTCATGGTCAACGGGCGGCGCAAGATCGTGATCGACGACCTCAACCTGACGCTGCCCACGGGGCGGTCGCTGGCCCTGCTGGGGCGCAACGGGGCGGGCAAATCGACCCTGATGAACATCATCGCCGGCAACATGCGCCCCGACCACGGCCGGATCGTGACCGACGGCACGATTTCCTGGCCGGTCGGTTTTGGCGGCTCTTTCCATCCGGAACTGACCGGAGCCCAGAACACACGCTTTCTCGCGCGGGTCTACGGTGTCGATACGGATGAACTGATCGCCTTTGTCCGCGATTTCGCCGCGCTGGGGCAGCATTTTTTCATGCCCGTGCGCACCTATTCGTCGGGCATGAAAAGCCGGCTGACCTTTGGCCTGTCCATGGGCATCCGGTTCGACCTGTACCTCGTCGACGAGGTCACGGCCGCCGGGGATGCCGCCTTCCGCGCCAAGAGCAAGGCCGTTTTCGAGGCCCGCATGGCCGAGGCCGGGGCCATCATGGTAAACCACAACCTCGGCGAATTGCGCGACTACTGCCAGGAGGCCATCATTCTGGAACATGGTCGATTGCAGTATTTCGCCGATATCGACGAGGCCATCGAGGTTCACAAACGCAACATGGGAACCTGA
- the rsfS gene encoding ribosome silencing factor, which yields MAPAAATGAQTAPHTEPLAGDALLSRVLTSLDDDKAEDIVQIDLRGKSSIADFMVVASGRSSRQVAAISEKLVDRLKQEMGLICKVEGKDAGDWVLIDAGDVLIHVFRPEVRDFYQLEKMWLPASASAS from the coding sequence GTGGCCCCCGCGGCCGCTACAGGCGCACAAACCGCGCCGCACACCGAACCCCTCGCAGGCGATGCCCTGCTGTCGCGTGTTCTGACCTCTCTCGATGACGACAAGGCCGAAGATATCGTGCAGATCGACCTGCGCGGCAAATCCTCGATCGCCGATTTCATGGTGGTCGCGTCGGGCCGCTCGTCACGTCAGGTCGCCGCCATCTCGGAAAAGCTGGTGGACCGGCTCAAGCAGGAGATGGGCCTGATCTGCAAGGTCGAAGGCAAGGATGCGGGCGACTGGGTTCTGATCGATGCGGGCGACGTGCTGATTCATGTGTTCCGCCCCGAAGTGCGCGACTTCTACCAGCTCGAGAAGATGTGGCTGCCGGCCAGCGCCTCGGCCTCGTAG
- a CDS encoding lytic murein transglycosylase, with amino-acid sequence MKRFVMAGLCALGLSGGAATAQQCGGDFGQFVQGLREEALARGHSAQSVNTFFSHANYYQRAVDADRRQGIFTVPFTEFARRLISQNRLDNGRANGQRYAAVFDEIERRFGVSRGILLSFWAFETDFGAFQGDYNTLDALVTLAHDCRRPHIFRPQIFAALELYEHGDFDPVNTMGAWAGEIGMVQMLPEDILENGIDGDGDGHVYLQTSAADALMSGANVLRSLGWRAGEPWLVEITVPSDLDWFQTGIHTSRSVSEWEADGVRARNGGALPMRNAQASVVIPQGRNGPAFLAYPNFNVLFEWNESFTYVLTAAYFGTRLEGAPVMDARNPDAGLDGNSMRELQRRLQALGHDVGGIDGILGAGTRMAVRQEQRRLGLPADAWPTWQLLNAL; translated from the coding sequence ATGAAGCGTTTCGTGATGGCGGGGCTGTGCGCCCTTGGCCTTTCCGGTGGGGCGGCGACAGCCCAGCAATGCGGCGGCGATTTCGGCCAGTTCGTGCAGGGCCTGCGCGAAGAGGCCCTTGCCCGCGGGCATTCCGCCCAAAGCGTGAACACCTTTTTCTCGCATGCGAACTATTACCAACGCGCGGTCGATGCCGACCGCAGGCAGGGCATCTTTACCGTGCCGTTCACCGAGTTCGCGCGGCGGCTGATTTCGCAGAACCGATTGGACAACGGCCGTGCGAACGGCCAACGCTACGCCGCGGTTTTCGACGAGATCGAGCGGCGTTTTGGCGTCAGCCGGGGCATCCTGCTGTCCTTTTGGGCCTTCGAGACGGATTTCGGCGCGTTCCAGGGCGATTACAACACGTTGGATGCCCTGGTGACGCTGGCCCATGATTGCCGGCGGCCGCATATCTTCCGGCCACAGATCTTTGCCGCGCTCGAACTGTACGAGCATGGCGATTTCGATCCCGTCAACACGATGGGGGCCTGGGCGGGCGAGATCGGCATGGTGCAGATGCTGCCCGAGGACATCCTTGAAAACGGGATCGACGGCGATGGCGACGGGCATGTCTACCTGCAGACCTCGGCGGCCGATGCGTTGATGTCGGGGGCCAATGTCTTGCGCTCGCTTGGCTGGCGGGCCGGCGAGCCCTGGCTGGTCGAGATCACGGTGCCCTCCGATCTGGACTGGTTTCAGACCGGCATCCACACCTCGCGCAGTGTCTCGGAGTGGGAGGCCGACGGCGTTCGGGCGCGCAATGGCGGCGCACTGCCGATGCGCAACGCACAGGCCTCGGTCGTGATCCCGCAAGGGCGCAACGGGCCGGCCTTTCTGGCCTATCCGAACTTCAACGTGCTGTTCGAATGGAACGAAAGCTTCACCTACGTCTTGACGGCGGCCTATTTCGGCACGCGGCTGGAGGGCGCGCCGGTGATGGACGCCCGCAATCCCGATGCCGGCCTCGACGGCAATTCCATGCGCGAGTTGCAGCGACGCTTGCAGGCGCTAGGCCATGATGTCGGCGGGATCGACGGCATCCTTGGCGCGGGCACGCGGATGGCGGTGCGGCAGGAACAGCGTCGGCTTGGCCTTCCGGCGGATGCCTGGCCAACATGGCAGTTGCTGAACGCGCTCTAG
- a CDS encoding ABC transporter permease has translation MPRRGPVWLAGLRAIVALMLREMSTRYGRSPGGYIWAIVEPLGALLVMAFAFSLLLRAPSLGNSFLLYYASGYLPFLVYAQVQAAVQTALRFSRPLLMYPAVSWIDAILARFFLNVLTSVLVMGIVFAAMIEVTGATAVLSYGPMIWATCLSAVLGLALGTLNAVLVGLYPAWGNIWSIASRPLFLIAGVIFIYEDLPRTVQDYLWYLPWIHITGLFRTGVYPTYEPQYISLTLVMVWVLVPLALGLVLMRRFRQDILTR, from the coding sequence ATGCCCCGGCGCGGCCCCGTCTGGCTGGCCGGGCTGCGTGCGATCGTTGCCCTGATGCTGCGCGAGATGTCGACACGCTATGGCCGGTCGCCCGGCGGATATATCTGGGCGATTGTCGAACCGTTGGGGGCTCTGCTGGTCATGGCCTTCGCCTTTTCGCTGCTGTTGCGCGCACCGTCGCTTGGCAACAGTTTCCTGCTTTACTATGCGTCCGGGTATCTGCCGTTCCTCGTCTACGCTCAGGTGCAGGCGGCGGTGCAAACCGCGTTGCGGTTTTCGCGTCCGCTCTTGATGTATCCGGCGGTGTCCTGGATCGATGCCATTCTTGCCCGGTTTTTCCTGAACGTGCTGACATCCGTTCTGGTTATGGGGATCGTTTTCGCAGCCATGATCGAGGTGACGGGGGCGACCGCCGTGCTGAGCTACGGGCCGATGATCTGGGCCACCTGTCTGTCGGCGGTGCTGGGCCTTGCGCTTGGCACGCTCAACGCCGTGCTGGTGGGATTGTACCCGGCCTGGGGCAACATCTGGTCGATTGCCTCGCGCCCCCTGTTCCTGATCGCCGGTGTGATCTTCATCTACGAGGATTTGCCGCGCACCGTGCAGGACTACCTTTGGTACCTGCCCTGGATCCACATCACGGGCCTGTTTCGCACGGGGGTCTACCCGACCTACGAACCGCAATACATCAGCCTGACGCTCGTGATGGTCTGGGTTCTGGTGCCGCTGGCCTTGGGTCTGGTGCTGATGCGCCGGTTTCGCCAAGATATCCTGACGCGCTAG
- a CDS encoding TsoY family (seleno)protein yields MSHAATKYSPLYFLASLGMGGLSVTFFMYLFFWVPHPNQPVPVFEDVWPVLTGGTLLQQAMILTAWTGIAFFAFLNIKLLIFNLRKYAEFKRSEGFETFAQANAGSQILAMPLALAMSVNVGFILGMTFVPGLWSVVEYLFPAAMVAFLAIGYLALRQLGHFIASRLHSGGFSCEGNNSFAQMLPAFALSMIGVGLAAPAAMSTLPLVSGISLVLSSFFITAAVIITLVVMAMSIRPMMEHGVNVEAAPTIMVVIPLMTVIGIALMRQNYGLEANFASPTTNPETMMLLTRLLSVQVLFGLFGIAVLSRVGYLRRFITGQETSAGSYALICPGVALSVMLHFWLNKGLVAAGILAKFSAAYWTISALAVGFQVAMIVLVWMLATKHFRPLPQGAVAAA; encoded by the coding sequence ATGTCACATGCAGCAACGAAATACTCGCCGCTTTACTTCCTCGCGTCGCTGGGGATGGGCGGCTTGTCAGTCACCTTTTTCATGTACCTGTTCTTTTGGGTGCCCCACCCGAACCAGCCCGTTCCGGTCTTCGAAGACGTCTGGCCGGTGCTGACGGGCGGCACGCTGCTGCAACAGGCAATGATCCTGACCGCCTGGACGGGCATCGCGTTCTTCGCGTTCCTCAACATCAAGCTGTTGATCTTCAATCTGCGCAAATACGCCGAGTTCAAGCGTTCGGAAGGGTTCGAAACCTTTGCCCAGGCCAACGCCGGCAGTCAGATCCTGGCGATGCCGCTGGCCCTGGCCATGTCGGTCAATGTGGGCTTCATCCTGGGCATGACCTTTGTGCCCGGGCTGTGGAGCGTGGTGGAATACCTCTTCCCTGCCGCCATGGTCGCCTTCCTTGCGATCGGCTATCTGGCGCTGCGCCAATTGGGTCATTTCATCGCCTCGCGCCTGCACTCGGGTGGCTTCAGCTGCGAGGGCAACAACAGTTTCGCCCAGATGCTGCCGGCCTTCGCCTTGTCGATGATCGGCGTTGGCCTGGCCGCCCCGGCGGCCATGTCGACGCTGCCGCTGGTGTCGGGGATCAGCCTGGTGCTGTCGAGCTTCTTCATCACGGCGGCCGTGATCATCACGCTGGTGGTGATGGCGATGAGCATCCGGCCCATGATGGAGCATGGCGTCAATGTCGAGGCCGCGCCGACGATCATGGTGGTGATCCCGTTGATGACGGTGATCGGGATTGCCCTGATGCGCCAGAATTACGGCCTTGAGGCCAATTTCGCCTCGCCGACCACGAACCCCGAGACGATGATGCTGTTGACCCGTCTTCTGTCGGTGCAGGTGCTGTTCGGCCTCTTTGGCATCGCCGTTCTGTCGCGTGTTGGTTACCTCCGCCGCTTCATCACGGGTCAGGAAACCTCGGCCGGGTCCTACGCACTGATCTGCCCCGGTGTCGCCCTGTCGGTCATGCTGCATTTCTGGCTGAACAAGGGGCTGGTGGCCGCCGGCATCTTGGCCAAGTTCTCGGCCGCCTACTGGACCATCTCGGCCCTGGCGGTGGGCTTTCAGGTGGCGATGATCGTCCTGGTGTGGATGCTGGCCACCAAGCATTTCCGCCCGCTGCCGCAAGGCGCTGTCGCCGCGGCCTGA